In a genomic window of Lycium ferocissimum isolate CSIRO_LF1 chromosome 9, AGI_CSIRO_Lferr_CH_V1, whole genome shotgun sequence:
- the LOC132030995 gene encoding probable xyloglucan endotransglucosylase/hydrolase protein 26, whose protein sequence is MAKSIAFNSLVLIIATIAFHSSLVNGKISSSMYVNWGAHHCKMLGDDLQLVLDQSAGSGAQSKRSFLFGSFEMLIKLVPNNSAGTVTTYYLSSTGTKHDEIDFEFLGNISGQPYIIHTNIYTQGVGNREQQFYPWFDPTADFHNYTVHWNPNAVVWYIDGIPIRVFRNYQLQGIPFPNQQGMRVYTSLWNADSWATRGGLVKIDWNSAPFTATYRKFRPRACYWNGSLSIVQCAIPTRSNWWNSPLYNKLSADNFGQMNSIRSKYMIYDYCKDMKRFKGVMPTECSLPQN, encoded by the exons ATGGCTAAATCCATagcttttaattccttggtttTGATCATTGCAACAATTGCATTTCATTCATCACTAGTCAATGGAAAGATATCAAGTAGCATGTATGTCAATTGGGGTGCTCATCATTGTAAAATGCTAGGCGATGATCTTCAACTTGTTCTTGATCAATCTGCAG GTTCTGGTGCACAATCAAAAAGATCATTTCTCTTTGGTAGCTTTGAAATGCTTATCAAGTTGGTCCCTAACAACTCTGCTGGAACTGTCACAACATACTAT CTATCTTCTACCGGTACCAAGCATGATGAAATCGACTTCGAGTTTTTAGGAAATATATCAGGACAACCTTATATAATACACACAAACATTTACACCCAAGGTGTTGGAAATAGGGAGCAACAATTCTATCCATGGTTTGATCCAACTGCTGATTTTCACAATTACACCGTTCATTGGAACCCCAATGCTGTCGT ATGGTACATTGATGGTATTCCCATTAGAGTCTTTAGAAACTACCAACTCCAAGGAATTCCATTCCCAAACCAACAAGGAATGAGAGTCTACACTAGCCTTTGGAATGCTGATAGCTGGGCAACTAGAGGTGGCCTTGTGAAAATTGATTGGAATAGTGCACCATTTACTGCAACTTATAGAAAGTTCAGGCCAAGAGCTTGTTATTGGAATGGATCATTAAGTATTGTTCAATGTGCTATTCCCACAAGATCCAATTGGTGGAATTCCCCTTTATATAATAAATTGAGTGCTGATAATTTTGGTCAAATGAACTCCATTAGAAGCAAGTATATGATCTATGATTATTGCAAAGATATGAAAAGATTCAAGGGAGTTATGCCTACTGAATGCTCATTGCCACAAAACTAG